The following proteins are encoded in a genomic region of Hydra vulgaris chromosome 05, alternate assembly HydraT2T_AEP:
- the LOC136080174 gene encoding uncharacterized protein LOC136080174, which translates to MLFTDENNNEFNAAISCHICGEKLNEDKVRDHSHITGKYRVLFHNLSGYDSHLFIKKLSGGKLSYIPNNEEKYISFSREIKVGEFINKEDDSLDASSKNLEKDKCKNIDISDDDYSHAQFVWKEFNCKTFRDYHDLYNVSDVLLLADVFENFRDLCINIYDLDPAWYYTSPELAWDAALKKKKKLEFLSDYDMILMIKKGIRGGISMISNRFGTSNNKYMGDAYDQSTPSTFIQYLDANNLYGWAMSKPLPTNGFKWMDDYELTYWKSIPCILKVDLDYPKHLHDEHNDYPLAPERITIDQVKKLVPSLNNKKNYVIHYENLKLYERLGLKITKIHRGIKFQERNWLSEYIELNTKLRAKATNKFGIEFFKLMNNQVFKKTMENIENRVDIRLVTNRNEAIKLASKPNFESRTIFDENLLSIHMKRTKLTYAKAIYLGMCILDLSKTLMYKFYYDYIKKKYSDQAKLLSTDTDFLAYEIKKEDFYADISKDIESKFGTSEFDKNHPAINKVGFKVGTNNKVLGMFKDEAKAAQIKEFLGLRSKLYSYKVHGEEKKKCKGVKINVIKKDNLPKNTQRKECEILNTVDSCTKGFHWICWYKDGDKKLSFDSYGLPPPVEVVNYLKNPVYYNSDRVQFGNTSFCGLTRRM; encoded by the exons ATGTTATTTACTGATGAAAATAACAATGAATTTAATGCAGCAATATCATGTCACATTTGTGGAGAAAAACTAAATGAAGATAAAGTACGCGACCATTCTcatattactggaaaatatagag tactatttcacaatttatctggCTACGATTCTcacttatttataaagaaattatcaGGAGGAAAGTTGAGTTATATACCaaacaatgaagaaaagtatattagCTTTTCTAGAGAAATTAAAGTTGGtgagtttattaataaagaGG ATGATAGTTTAGATGCTTCatcaaagaatttagaaaaagataaatgtaaaaatattg ATATAAGTGATGATGATTACTCACATGCACAATTTGTATGGAAAGAGTTTaattgcaaaacatttagaGATTATCATGATTTGTACAATGTTTCAGATGTGTTGTTACTCGCTgatgtatttgaaaattttagagatctttgtattaatatttatgatttagaTCCAGCTTGGTATTACACATCACCAGAATTAGCTTGGGATGCAgcattaaagaagaaaaaaaagttagaatttCTGAGTGATTACGATATGATACTGATGATAAAGAAAGGAATACGAGGAGGTATTAGTATGATATCAAATAGGTTTGGAACTTCTAATAATAAGTATATGGGTGATGCGTATGATCAAAGCACACCATCAACATTTATTCAATATCTAGATGCTAATAATTTATATGGATGGGCAATGAGTAAACCACTTCCAACAAATGGTTTTAAATGGATGGATGACTATGAGTTAACTTACTGGAAATCAATTCCATGTATACTAAAAGTCGATTTAGATTATCCTAAACATCTACATGATGAACACAATGATTATCCGCTCGCACCTGAAAGAATAACGATtgatcaagttaaaaaattagtacCTAGCttgaataataagaaaaattatgtCATTCATTATGAAAATCTTAAATTGTATGAAAGATTAGGGTTAAAGATTACTAAAATTCATAGAGGTATAAAGTTTCAAGAAAGAAATTGGTTAAGTGAATACATTGAACTAAATACAAAACTTAGAGCTAAAGCAACTAATAAGTTTggaatagaattttttaaactcatgaataatcaagtatttaaaaaaacaatggagAATATTGAAAATAGAGTTGATATTAGATTAGTAACAAACAGAAATgaagctattaaattagcatcaaaacctAACTTTGAAAGTAGAacaatatttgatgaaaacttaTTATCAAtacatatgaaaagaacaaaattaacatACGCGAAAGCAATTTACTTAGGAATGTGCATATTAGATTTGAGCAAAACACTAAtgtacaaattttattatgattacataaagaaaaaatattctgatCAAGCAAAACTATTATCCACAGATACAGATTTTTTAGCAtacgaaattaaaaaagaagacttttACGCAGATATTTCTAAAGATATTGAAAGCAAATTTGGTACAAGTGAATTTGATAAGAATCATCCTGCAATTAATAAGGTAGGTTTTAAAGTTGGAactaataataaagtattaggaatgtttaaagatgaggCAAAAGCAGCacaaattaaagaatttttaggACTTAGATCCAAGTTGTATTCTTACAAAGTACACGGGGAAGAGAAGAAAAAGTGTAAAGGAGTAAagataaatgttataaaaaa AGATAATTTACCTAAAAATACGCAAAGAAAAGAAtgtgaaatattaaatacagtAGATTCATGTACGAAGGGATTTCACTGGATTTGCTGGTACAAAGACGGAgataaaaaactaagttttgacTCTTATGGACTACCACCACCAGTTGAAGTggttaattacttaaaaaatcctgtttattataatagtgaTAGAGTTCAATTTGGAAATACCTCATTCTGTGGACTAACTAGAAGGATGTAA